The Anaerolineae bacterium genome contains the following window.
AATTTCTCCTTGCGTTAGATATTTCTCCAGCCTGTTCATTCCTTCGGTAATGTTTTCCATGGAATTTGCATATGAAAATCTGAGATATCCTTCACCATTTTCGCCGAAATCAATCCCTGGAGTCACGCCCACATGCGCCTTTTCCAGTATATCAAAGGCAAGTTTATATGAATCGCCGGAAATGTGCTTTGCGTTGACAAAAACATAAAAGGCTCCGGTTGGTTCCACGCTTATATGAAAGCCCATCTCTCTCAGGCGGGCAATCATATATTTTCTTCTCTTATTATAGGTCTCTTTCATATACGCTATATCATCTCCCGCCTCTTTAAGCGCGACAATTCCCGCTCTCTGAATCATTGAATTGGCGGAAATAAAAAAGTTCTGCTGCACCTTTTGAATGGGCCTCATGAAAAGCTTCGGCGCGATCAGATATCCAAGCCTGAGACCTGTCATGGCATAGAGCTTTGAAAAACCGTTTAACACAAAGGCATTATCCGTGAATTCCAAAATAGAATGCTCCTTTCCCTCGTAAACCAGGCCATGATATATTTCATCCGAAATAATACAGGATGATCCGGGCGTTACAAGAGAAGAAATATCCTTCATACGGCTTTCAGATAGAAGATTGCCGGTTGGATTTGACGGGGAATTTATAAATATCGCCCGCGTCCTTTCTGTGATTTTTTCTTTTATAGCTTCCGGTCTGAGCTGAAAACCATCTTCTTCATATACAGGTATCATTACAGGCTCACCCTGCACAAACCTGATAAAATTAGGATAACATGCATAATGCGGATCTGAAATAATGACCTGATCGCCGGGTTCTAAAAGAACTGAAAACATAATAAACATGGCGGGAGATGTCCCGGAAGATACCAGTACCTGG
Protein-coding sequences here:
- a CDS encoding pyridoxal phosphate-dependent aminotransferase; this translates as QVLVSSGTSPAMFIMFSVLLEPGDQVIISDPHYACYPNFIRFVQGEPVMIPVYEEDGFQLRPEAIKEKITERTRAIFINSPSNPTGNLLSESRMKDISSLVTPGSSCIISDEIYHGLVYEGKEHSILEFTDNAFVLNGFSKLYAMTGLRLGYLIAPKLFMRPIQKVQQNFFISANSMIQRAGIVALKEAGDDIAYMKETYNKRRKYMIARLREMGFHISVEPTGAFYVFVNAKHISGDSYKLAFDILEKAHVGVTPGIDFGENGEGYLRFSYANSMENITEGMNRLEKYLTQGEILSFQ